Part of the Odocoileus virginianus isolate 20LAN1187 ecotype Illinois chromosome 9, Ovbor_1.2, whole genome shotgun sequence genome, tgttttgtaaaaataGTTTTGCGAGGCTGTTTATTTCCATGATTAGAATTCACCTTCTGTAGAAGTCAGATTCCTGATTGAAACAGGTAGTTGCATTTTCTGGTCCTTGGAGAGTCTCGCCAACTCTGTCTGCTGCACTTGTGTTCTGAGATGTGACTGGCCTGGCCCAGTGCACAGGCCCGGCCTTGTCATGGCCATGGTGAGTCTGCTCCACAGGGCCTCCTCTGTCTACGGTCACTTCTCTGTTTGCTtctggggagcagaggggaggggagggctgctCCCTAAACCCTGCTGAAGGTGCATCTCAGGATTTGGGGACATTTCCGTTTCTCCCATCTGGGTGCTGTGTTGCCAAGTCAGTGTCAGCCCCAGACCCACAGGACATGCTACCCAGTTTTGCACCTTCTGGCCTTCGTGTGGAAGACGAAGTCAGCCCAAACTCCAAAGCTCCCCTGCCTCTGCCTTTACCCAAAATTTGTTgtacagactgaaaaaaaaaaaattagccaggTCTTACCAGCTTTCTTAAAGATGACCTTCACAGAAATGTGGTTTTGCCAAAGGTGGTCATCTAAACTGACCAATCTGAGTGTGAGTTACAATTTAAACTCCAACCTGCATGTTGCATGCCTTGCCACAGCAGGGACATTTTTGGAGACCAAAAGAGTGCCCGTCCCCTTTACTTGATGGTGTTCCTGTCGCTTAAGGTGAAAGGCGATTTGTCCACAGGCACAGGACCAGCTAGCACATCATCCCAGCTGATGCCTGGGAACTGCCCACTTCCCTCCACCAGCAAGGGACCGTGGGACCCTCCCCGAGGCCGGCAAAACCCACCACGAGAGCTTCTATTAGTACACAAAGATTCTGAGAGGCATCTGAATGAGAAACTAACCTTGAGGATCAACCATGGGGCAGAGCTCCTAAATGGGACCACCTGTTAGACCATACATTGTGGGTTGAATGATCTTTGAGGGACCTGAACAAGGCCCTGACAGCACCAAGTCAATGTGGCTCCGCCAAGATAGACCGACCACTGGCCTCCGCCACCAAGGGGCCGCTCCTCCCTGAACCTTGTTGTGAGCTCCCTGACCTGGCAGCAGCAAGGATGGGAATGCGGGGCCTGCAGAGCCTGGATGGCTGTGCCCACTGCCCGGAGACACCTTCCAGGACGAGAAGCCAGCCCTGACCTGTGCAAACCAGCCAGGAAAGACGTACCACGCTGCTCATAACTGGGACTTTATTTACTGCATAGGTTCACACAAAATACACTGACTCTGCGAAGGTGGATTTATCATCCAGGGTGAGTTTTCATAATACACCCTCCCTGACAGCCCTGGGGAAGAGAGTCCCAGGCCCCCGTGGAAGCCATGGGGGTTGACTCCGGGCATCTGAAATGCATGGTGTCAGAGGAaacaataaacacacacactgtggCTACAGGGGGCACTGTCACACGTGGTCACAACTGTGCAAAGACACTGCTTCCaaatcattcaataaaaaagttCACACAAGCTATAAAAATGTTGCCACAAAAAGCAAAGCTTTCCCATAAGAAATTTTAACACTTTTGACAATGAACTAAACATGACTCGCTAAAATACAAAGACTGTAACATAGTCATTATATTTTGTTCATAAATAACAATTTATAAATGCTGGAAATCACAGCACTACCCACTCTAATGGAACGTTTCTAGGGACGAAGCCTGAAGCTGTTCCTGggactttttccttttcatgttcCAGTGGTCTGTTCTAGCCAGtacaattattttttcatgtgaaatattaaaaacaaaagcatcttAACTCAGTCACTGGTCCTAGTGTTCATTTCAACACAACTCTGATGTGAAGAAAAtcaaagtggctcagtcatgtccgactctttgcaaccccatggacaatatagtccatagaattatccaggccagaatactggagtaggtagctgttcctttctccaggggatcttcccatcccagggactgaaaATGCTGCCAATAGTATTTCTCAAAACCCCAGGTCTTCAGACAGGAGTCTGTCAGGGGATCAGGATAAAAAGCTAATAAGCAAAACATTCAGTTTTTTCTTTACATGGTCAGACCACAAGTTTCCTTAACAAGTGGGAGCAGACTTTCCAGACCAGCAACAAAGTGCATGGCTGGCAGGAAGGGTTACTGTCCCCCTGCAGCCAGAGGACCCACGCTCCTCTCACCCACATGCTTCTGACAGGCTGGGCACTGAATCAGGTAGAGCAACAAAACCGCACTTCTCTTAAGAGTTTTTTTCCTAAGAGGTTCCGATAGGATGTGAAGAAGTACCAAGTGGGCGGCTCTGTTCCAAAATGGACCATAACCAACAGCCAGCTTTCTTTTAAGGATCCCAAACCTTTCAAGGAAAGAAGGAATCCTCACTGGACGCCAGGGGCCAGGGTCAGAGTACCCATGTCTCCTGGTCCACTGCAACTGCCCTATGGGCTGGGACAGAGCCACCACTGCCCCACCTCTCCACCAGCCCAAGCCGCACAGATGACCCCGCAACTACAGCCACTGAATCCTCACGGCTGCCCACAGGGCTGCTCCACGATCAAGCCTCTGCTGATCCTTCTCAGCCTCCTttctgccactttctcctccctcctaGTCGGACTTGTTCCCCATCCCCAAACCTTCCTCCCAGCTCAGCCCTCAACCTGGACTCACTCTCTGTTTCTGCCCAACGGCACCTTCAAATCCCAGTTGCTGGCCATCCAAAAATGCAACACCTTTCAAATACCAGTTAACATCTGACAGGACATAGGAAATCCCATTTATCTGTCAACGCTGCCATTACCTAGCAATAAACGCATATCGAACAAATCACTTAGAAGAGATTCAGGAAACAAGAGCACATCTAAGCACAAGGTTATTAGTACGTAACATAAAGGGCAGAAATTAAGTTCACAGGTCAATAGGGCACATGTATAAATCAAAACAATAGGATAGAATTCAAACACACCAGATAAAACAATCCATTGGCTAAGGGCAGGTCCCCTCAGAAGCTCACTGGGGCTCTTTCCCGACGGTGCAGTAAATGGTACTGTACTCAGCCCACCAAGCCCATCgtgtccattaacagataaaATGAATGACagacaattaaaaatgaaaatgaatgacatATAAGCTTCGACTGAGATAACCTCCCGGCTCTGCTGAGGATGTACACGAGGGGGCACACGGGGTGCCCTCTCAACGTGGGAAAGTGTGTGAACATGAAAGGAAAGGGATATGCCAGTTCAAACACCCTTCTGTGAAGGTGAAGCAAGGGTCCTGTCCCAACTAGAAGTAGACACTCCCTCCAGGAAAGGAAGACGCCTGTCTCTCCAAGATCTCACGCACGGTGCACTTGTGAGCTCAAGTTCACCTCCACACGGCCACACACGTCAGCGGGCCATTGTCAGGAAGCTCCCTCACCCCACCGCAAGCAGCCAGCAGGCCTGGCTGACCTGAGTTCTCACATGCACGTCAGCTACAGAACAATACACAAAAGCAGGGAAATGGGTCACTGGCGCTGTCAAAAGAATCACGAGATaacaaaaaggataaataatTCTAATGAGGAAAGCCATAAATGCATTCCGAACAACCATCCTACACTAAACACACACGTTTAGAGAATCCACCAAGGTGCAAGTTCACAGAGAACATGCAAAGCATCTATTAGAACAACTGGGTTGGGTACGCAAGTCCAAGAAAAGGGACATAAAAACATGTGGCAAAATGAAACACGAGCTCTGCACATACTGAAATAACGAGGAGGAAGATTCTGAAGGAGTTCTTGGAAAACTCTGGGGACTCTGACAAGCGGGAGACAGCCCGTCACACACTCACAGTATGCACAGGAGCAGCCCACCCACCCACAGCACGGTGACACACATGGcagcttaaacacacacacacattgtcagGCTCATGTGCAACGAAATGAAGCCGTTGAATGGGCGTCCCACAATGATCACTGGCCCTAACACGAAATGAACGAGGACTCGGCGGCATGCCACAGGGACACTGCGCCTCACTTGAGGTCTCCATCCCCCTCCCCGTCCCCCTGGATGGATTTCTTGATGCGCAGCAGCATGGTGGTCAGCCACTGGTCCAGGCGGGAGATGGAATCAAACTCCTTCACCTGGTGaagggaagagaagcagaaagtggTCCATGGAAACATAGTCAAACACAGAATTACACCACACTATAAGATCATTCATTCTAGGTTACAACTTTCTTCATTAAGAGCTTTTTACATTGCCCTTATGCTAACATGCTATGGCAAAAATCCACAGCAGCCTTTGTAACTGGACAAAGAGCACGTTTAACGTGACAAAGGACATGAGCCTTTGTATAAGGACAAGGGGACAAGGAAAATTAATGTGGCCCCAGTCTCCCATGAACACAAAACACAGCTGCAGAGAGAGACCAAAAGGAAAAATTCCTTCAACTCATTTCCATGAGTCATTAAAGAATGGACTTTCACAGGGTGAAAACGGTTTTGTAGCAAAAGTTAAAGGGGGAAACTCGCTTCCCACCATGGCTTCAAAGCCAGGTTGAATGAATTACTTAAGGGCACTAAGAAATTCACTTTGATTCTAAACCTAAgatgaaaaagatgggaaaacaggaaattggtgaatgtaaaaatttttttcccattttatgccAAGAATATAACAAACTctcactgctttatttttatgttttaaatttaactgATTTAACTGATAGTACTTCTCATTTATTTATGGATCAGATTATTTCCATAGAAAATATCCAAATACATTTGTAACTGTATGTGATATATATTTGCCTTGCAGCTAAAGTCAGCTGAGCTCGTAGACTGTCTTAATTTAGATTCCACCAAatctaaaaacatttcttttggaAAACAACACAGGTATAGCACAATAATGTCCAAATAGATGTTTAGCATTTACATGATGAAAAAGAGAAGTTGTATCTATAATGTAATCTTTCAGAGAACGCACTAAATCCCAAAGGGGAACTTACTGCTTCTGTGTAAGCTTCACTGTTCTGTTCTTCATGAGCTTCTAGAAGTTTCTGGGaacataaatacagaaaaattatctTGGTTGGCTAAGAAGTTCCATCTATGAGTGAATACTTTAAACAGTGAAACAGCCTTCTTACTACACTAACTGATGTTGCCAAATGACTTACAAAAATGGCGAAGTTTTCAAATACAAGAGGCACCCAGGTCAGAGATCCAGCCTTGTGCTAACATTTCTGATCCACCCAATTCAGAGCATGGTGCGCACCCAACCCTAATGGCATCTGAAGCCTAGCGTGCAAGAGCAGGACTCACGGCTTCACAGGGTTAAAACGTTGCTGGATTCCAATCCCACTTACTCACTTTCAGTAATTTGCATTCTCTAGAGTCAGTGAATGCTGGAAACATTTCCTCGTATTTCTCAAGAGCAAGCTGGAGAAGAAAACCACTTGTTAACATCTGAGTCACTGAGCCAGAAAATGAAGCTTTGATGTTCTATTAACATCAACACAATTTATTTACATCCTGTTTAATTGTTACACTCAACGTACACTCAACATCAAAAGCAACCTGTACTGACCAAATCTACttattttgaatttcaatttCAGTTAAGAGTAAACTTCTAAACCAGTTTTCCTGAAAGAGACTGCTGTGGAGAAGGCCACATGAGACAGACATCATCGCCACACCTGCCGGGGCAGGCGTCTAATCTCGTGCTCTGGATGGATGCCGCACCTGGACAGCAAGGCCCAGATGCCAACCCTGTCCCCGCCTGCCTCCAGACTCCactctgcttttcacttctcccAATCCTCACTCCAACTCCACTTCTGAGTTTAAAAAAGATGTGATTCTACTTTTCCTGTCTCCCCTCAGCCCCGATTTCTTTAAACCAAACTCCTGAATGAGGTGTGGCCCCTGGGTTGCTTTAACTTAAGAGCCTTGACAGCTGGGATTCCAGCAGCTGCAGGACAGCCAGGATGGGGTCAGGGActcatccttgtcttgtttttcatGGATGTACCGCAGTTTTGCTCCAGATGAGGGCTGAGCACCCGTGTTCGGGGTGAATGAAGCACATCAAAAGCTGTGCCTCAGGGTGCCTCACCTTGGCGTTCAGCTCATCCACTATGAAGTGGCAGAGGGCGGCTTTAAAGAAGTAATCCTTTGCACTGTACTTCAACAGAGGGTTATCCATGGTGTTGGCCCCAATCTAGGCAAGAAAGTGGGAtcagagtgaaaaggttggctttcCTACAAAAAGCATGCTGACCCTCACTGGCTCTTTAGCAAGTGCTCTCTCTGTATCTTATGTTAGAGAAGCTAAGAAATCCATTCTTTTAACCCAAAGTCATGTACCAGAACTGTTACTAGACAGGAAACAGTATCTGAAACATAAAGTGCTGAACCTGTTTAAAGCAACTCAGAATTCCATGTCCAGGAGGATCGAACAGACATGCTGTCTTCTGTCCCTCCTGCTAAGAACAACTAAAAGCCTTGATCCTTTTATAGAAAACTAATGTCAGGAGACTAAAAGGTAGAGCGAAGAGCAGATCAGCATGGGGCACAGGGCAAATGGCTGGGAGTTGCCTGCTTTTTCTTGCATAAATCCCTGACTTAGAACAGAGAAAGCCAACAACCCATAAATGCCAGTGGGTgtggcaaagaaaaaataaaaaagtgaggaAATAGATGGAAGCCTGCTTTCTCCAGCCAGAGGACCAGGAGAGGAGCAGTGTACAAGACAGGGAAGGTTAGGATGGCACCTGCTCTGATCCACCCCACCCACAGCAATAAAAGCCAGAGAGAGACGGGACGGCCTGTCCTCCTGGGACTGGGCGGAGAGCTCAACCCTCCTGCCAAGGGAACCAGCTAGGAGCCAGTCTGTGCCCCCACCACAGAGGCCTTGGGTGCACCATGGCCTCCTAGGCTTGCACCATGCCTCCTAGAGGGAATGAGGTGTCCTCGCCTCCCAGCACGCCTGGCTTTACCATCACCTGTTAGGAACcaggagggtgggtggggagccTGGTCCTATCTATACCTGGCAGGAACAGGTCATACCCCTTAAGTGTCAAAGAAGACCAGCTGAGAGAGGAAGTTTAAACAAGATCCTGTCCTATAACACAATGTGAAAATACCCAGTTTTCAAGGAAAACTCACTTGCAATACCAAGAAAAGGGAATAACTCAGACTGAATGAAAAAGACCGGTAACTAATACAACAGTTCTCACACGGAAGAGATGTTAGAATTATCTAACAGATGTTAAAGGAATCCTCCTAAAATGTTTCCACCGGAAATTACAAAAGTGCTTGAGACCAGAGGGAAAACCCAAGCATCagtgaagtaagaaaaaaaaattctcggCAAAAACCCCTAGAAGATACAAAGAAGAAATGAGCAGAAACTTCAGAACTGAAATACATAATACCTGACATAAAAAATGGATGGGTTCAACAGCAGAACCCATGGAAGAGACGGAGGACTCAGGGAACTGATGGTAGACATTACAAATTACTCGGTCTGAACAGCAGAGAGAAGAGACTGAGAAAAGAGGAACAGAGCATTGGGATGTATGTGATGATAAAATAAGGCCTGACATCTGGGCCGTCTGAGTCCcagaaggggagagaaaggagttgctaaaaatcacttgaaaatatAGTAGCTGAAAATTCCCTAAATTTAGCAAGAAACATAAACCACAGATTCCAGAAGTTTAGTGACTCCAAATAGCATCAAAGCAAAAACACCCTTGCTAAGCCATAAAAACTTCTGAAAAttgaagacaaaggaaaacattttgaaagagacagagaaacaccACCACACCTCCAGGGAAAACAGCCTGAATGACAGTAAACCTCTCATCAGAAACTAAGCCAGTCATAAGGGCACATTTCTCAAGTGCTGAAAAAGAGCTGTCAACCCAGAATTGTATACCCAGGGAAAACTGTATATCCAGCTtcaggaaagaaggggaaatCAAAACATTCACAGGTGAAGAAACACCAGGAGAATGTGTCACCAGCAGACATACCCTAAAAGAATGGCAAATATTGCTGTCTAAGTAGAACAAAATACAGGAAGAGATCCTGAAACATTGGGAAAGAACACAGTAAGCAAGATATGGGAAAATACAATGGGCCTTTGTTCTCCTCTTCAGTTTTGTAAATTAAACTGGGTGATTGAAGTAAAAATTGTAATGGTGACTGGTGTGTTTCTAAAAGTGTATGGAGAAAATACTAAAGACAATTATATATTGAAAGGGGGAGGATAAAGGAACAGAAAGTAAGGTCAGGTTTCTATATTTCATtggaactgaaaaaaatgacATCATTACCCTGTGATACATTATGTAAATACAACACCTAGAGCAAACACTACAAAGGCAATTTAGAGAGAGATACTAAAAAATACTATAGGTAATCAAGCAACCCCttagaaggcaggaaaaaaagaaacagaaaaacaaaaaacacaataaacagaaaacaaaaaaataaaatggcagacTTCAATTCTAATatgtcaataattacattaaatgtggATGGGCCaaatacaccaattaaaagaAAGTGGCAGAGTAGATTTAAAAACAAGACCTAACTCTATGCTGTCTACAACAAACTTACTTCAACTGTAACAACATAGGCagggtgaaagaaaaagaatgcataaagATATGTCATATAcacattaatcaaaagaaagcaggagaggcTATATTTAGTAGCAGATAAAGACTTCAGAGCAAAGAGAATTACCAGAGACAGAAGGGGGCATTATATGATAAAAGGGCCAATGCAGCAAGACACAGCAACCCTAAATAAGTATGCAGCAAACAGAGCTGCAAAATAACATGAATCAAAAACTGATAGAAATGCAAGCTAGACAAATCCACAATGATAGAGACTGCAACACTCCACTCtcaacaacagaaacagaaaaccgGCAAGTATACGGAAGAACCCAACACTATCAACCACGAGCAGCTTATCAACATTTGTAGAACATGTCACCCAGTAACAGCAGCACCACAGAACATAAACTTATAAGGACTGAAATCACACAGACTGTGCTTTCCAGCCACAACAGGATCAAACtagaaaccaaaaacaaagataACAGGGACATCTCCAAACACCTGGAAACCAAACAAAACACTTATTAAAAAAACCCAGGGAAATCAGTAAATTATTTATTGCTATGTAACAGAATGTACATTATTTACATTATTGTATGTAAACAATGTAACAGAATCATGACAGACAGTCAAAGCAGCACTTAGAGGGAAACTGATAGCACTAAAAATGCCCATATAACAAAGAGGAAAATCAGTAAATTAAGCTTCCACCATCAACGCcctaaaaaagaagagcaaaataaatccaaagaaaGTAGAGGATAGAAATCAGAATAACAGAAGGATcgatgaaaatagaaaaacagtacagaaaaccactgaattctaccaaatatctAAAGAATTAACATCAATTCTctacaaactcttccaaaaaacagaagaggaatgaACTCTTTCTAACTCATTCTGAGGCCAGTTTTACCTTGTTACCGAAGTGAAAGACGTcacaagagaaattaaagatcAACAGCCCGTATGAATACATG contains:
- the NAPB gene encoding beta-soluble NSF attachment protein isoform X2, which translates into the protein MHSVRPPSSTCSCRANTTQPPALWMPGTPTRRQTPKGRFTIAAKHHITIAEIYETELVDIEKAIAHYEQSADYYKGEESNSSANKCLLKVAAYAAQLEQYQKAIEIFEQIGANTMDNPLLKYSAKDYFFKAALCHFIVDELNAKLALEKYEEMFPAFTDSRECKLLKKLLEAHEEQNSEAYTEAVKEFDSISRLDQWLTTMLLRIKKSIQGDGEGDGDLK